A DNA window from Parabacteroides johnsonii DSM 18315 contains the following coding sequences:
- a CDS encoding SusC/RagA family TonB-linked outer membrane protein translates to MLKNFKPISLILLAGATCFPASIFAETMPSKQSMNISQQSGKVTGTVEDDLGPVAGASVVVKGTTNGNITDMDGNFTLEGVKNGDIIQISFIGYTTQEIPYTGQSTLQIKLAEDTQKLEEVVVVGYGVQKKVNLTGAVGIADGDVLEDRPIGNIAQGLQGVVPNLNIDFASGDPTASTTFNIRGTTSLNGGSALLLVDGVETEDLSLLNPQDIESVSVLKDAASASIYGARAAFGVVLITTKKGKKEQKVQVNYNNNLSWSKASRLPDGISSDKWIAAMNVAGTNSNSKLWSQELIDAVDAYIAGTGPSSFPATDSQITAVGEWAYAGNTDWFEEMYQPSFMQQHNASISGGSDKSTYYGSIGYKGQDGLLRHGTDEYRRINMTFNYSTQVTKWLELTFRTKYNRNTSNTPDVKDYMGESAHYEVYRSFPWVPMYTANGDWAGIGGSGFNYNYVGRMALAGRDKMNSDDIWYTAAFNLTPIAGLSIKGDYTGNKYYENQTNNVKTLYQTNPDGSQSSVAGSPNKLTEARYNTTYQALNIYADYKKSFNDVHNLGIMVGYNQESKKTNNLSVTTQSLFNNDKPIIDLANTHNLPNFTGTIWAVQGAFFRLNYDYMQRYLLEVNGRYDGSSKYASGDRWGFFPSVSAGWRISEEPFFEPARNIFDNLKLRASYGGLGNQVTDGNFQYLSYLNSKTLSYLINGQMAGALTAPTLASSNITWEKVYTTNVGLDWTMLNGRLTGSFDYYIRDTKDMVVRRTYPAVLGTTGGKENLADMRTKGMELSFTWNDEIKNVAGSPLSYSVGIGISDNTSEITRYDNPTKSLNETYYEGMKIGEIWGYETEGFIQDKTEAAEMADRQSFISTTWIPGDIKYADLDGNGKINQGNNRVGDSGDRKIIGNNTPRYNFNINLGGSWKGFDLRLFFQGTMKRDIWLDSPIFWGYDGMWSSCLNDYHVDNSWSATNTNAYYPVPLFDKRSKQVQSKYIQNGAFIRLKDVTLSYTIPKTLTSRIGIQQLKVYVSGQNLWEATGLYKYLDPDVVGSRRTSTADNKTVGDLAADAGGRVYPFTRSYSFGINVTF, encoded by the coding sequence ATGTTGAAAAATTTTAAACCTATCAGCTTAATCTTGCTGGCAGGTGCCACTTGTTTCCCTGCAAGTATATTTGCAGAAACAATGCCCTCCAAGCAAAGCATGAACATTTCCCAGCAGAGTGGAAAAGTCACAGGTACTGTGGAAGATGATCTGGGCCCTGTTGCCGGAGCATCAGTCGTAGTGAAAGGAACAACCAATGGAAACATCACCGACATGGATGGTAATTTCACATTGGAAGGTGTAAAAAATGGAGATATTATCCAGATCTCTTTCATTGGTTACACTACTCAGGAAATCCCATATACAGGACAATCCACCCTTCAAATCAAATTAGCGGAAGACACCCAGAAACTGGAAGAAGTCGTAGTCGTAGGTTACGGCGTACAAAAGAAGGTAAACCTGACCGGTGCCGTAGGGATTGCAGACGGTGACGTTTTGGAAGACCGCCCGATCGGTAACATTGCACAAGGTTTGCAAGGTGTTGTACCGAACTTGAACATCGACTTTGCCAGTGGTGACCCGACGGCAAGTACAACATTTAACATTCGTGGTACAACGTCTCTGAACGGTGGTTCTGCCTTATTATTGGTTGACGGTGTGGAAACAGAAGATCTATCTTTATTGAACCCACAGGATATCGAAAGCGTATCCGTATTGAAAGATGCCGCTTCAGCTTCTATTTATGGAGCACGTGCTGCATTCGGTGTAGTGTTGATCACAACCAAAAAAGGAAAGAAAGAGCAGAAAGTCCAAGTAAACTACAACAATAACCTGTCTTGGTCAAAGGCTTCCCGTCTACCGGACGGCATTTCTTCCGACAAATGGATTGCGGCCATGAACGTAGCAGGAACCAATTCAAACAGCAAACTATGGTCTCAAGAATTAATCGACGCCGTTGACGCTTATATTGCCGGTACAGGTCCATCTTCTTTCCCGGCAACAGATAGTCAAATCACAGCAGTCGGCGAATGGGCCTATGCTGGTAACACTGACTGGTTCGAAGAAATGTACCAACCCTCATTTATGCAACAGCATAATGCCAGCATCAGTGGAGGTTCAGACAAAAGTACTTATTACGGTTCTATCGGTTACAAAGGACAAGACGGTCTTTTACGTCATGGGACAGACGAATACAGACGTATCAACATGACGTTTAACTATTCGACCCAAGTTACCAAATGGTTGGAATTGACTTTCCGTACAAAATATAACCGTAACACATCCAATACTCCGGACGTTAAAGACTATATGGGTGAATCAGCACACTATGAAGTCTATCGTTCATTCCCTTGGGTTCCGATGTACACGGCCAATGGAGACTGGGCCGGTATTGGAGGTAGCGGATTCAACTACAACTATGTTGGCCGTATGGCTCTTGCCGGACGAGACAAAATGAACTCAGACGACATATGGTATACAGCTGCGTTCAATCTGACCCCGATCGCCGGATTATCCATAAAAGGTGACTATACCGGTAATAAATACTATGAAAACCAGACAAACAATGTCAAGACACTTTACCAAACCAATCCTGACGGAAGTCAGAGTTCAGTCGCCGGAAGTCCGAACAAATTAACAGAAGCCAGATACAACACGACTTATCAAGCACTCAACATATATGCCGATTATAAAAAATCGTTCAACGATGTACATAACCTCGGTATAATGGTCGGTTACAATCAGGAGAGTAAAAAAACAAATAACCTGTCCGTAACTACACAGAGTTTGTTCAACAACGACAAACCTATTATCGACCTTGCCAATACGCATAATCTGCCGAATTTTACTGGAACAATCTGGGCAGTACAAGGTGCGTTCTTCCGTTTGAACTACGACTATATGCAGCGTTACTTGCTTGAAGTAAACGGTCGCTATGACGGTTCGTCCAAATATGCAAGCGGTGACCGCTGGGGATTCTTTCCTTCCGTATCGGCAGGTTGGCGTATCTCCGAAGAACCGTTCTTCGAACCGGCACGTAATATTTTCGACAATTTGAAGTTAAGAGCTTCTTATGGTGGATTGGGAAACCAGGTAACTGACGGGAACTTCCAATATCTAAGTTACCTGAACAGTAAAACATTAAGCTATTTGATTAACGGGCAAATGGCAGGCGCTTTAACAGCTCCGACATTAGCAAGTTCGAATATCACCTGGGAAAAAGTTTATACGACTAATGTCGGTTTAGACTGGACCATGTTGAACGGACGTCTGACAGGATCGTTCGATTATTACATCCGAGACACGAAAGACATGGTAGTACGTCGTACATATCCAGCTGTATTAGGGACAACCGGAGGCAAAGAAAATTTGGCTGACATGCGTACAAAAGGTATGGAATTATCTTTCACTTGGAATGATGAGATCAAGAATGTTGCCGGAAGCCCGCTAAGTTACTCCGTCGGTATCGGTATTTCTGATAACACATCTGAAATCACTCGATATGACAATCCGACAAAAAGTTTGAATGAGACTTATTACGAAGGTATGAAGATCGGTGAAATCTGGGGATACGAAACGGAAGGCTTTATCCAAGATAAAACCGAAGCCGCAGAAATGGCAGATCGTCAGTCTTTCATCTCTACGACTTGGATTCCTGGAGATATTAAATATGCCGATCTGGACGGTAATGGTAAAATCAATCAAGGCAATAACCGTGTAGGTGATTCCGGAGACCGAAAAATCATCGGAAACAACACTCCACGTTACAACTTCAATATCAACCTCGGCGGATCATGGAAAGGTTTCGATCTTCGTCTGTTCTTCCAAGGAACCATGAAACGTGACATATGGTTAGACAGCCCTATTTTCTGGGGATACGACGGTATGTGGTCATCTTGCCTGAATGATTACCATGTCGACAATTCTTGGTCAGCAACCAACACGAACGCTTATTATCCTGTCCCCCTATTCGATAAGAGAAGTAAGCAGGTACAATCCAAATATATCCAGAACGGAGCCTTCATTCGTCTGAAAGATGTGACTCTGAGCTATACTATTCCGAAAACACTGACCAGCCGCATCGGCATACAGCAATTGAAAGTATATGTCAGCGGTCAGAACCTTTGGGAAGCAACCGGATTGTATAAATATCTGGATCCTGACGTAGTCGGAAGTCGCCGCACTTCAACTGCTGATAATAAAACAGTCGGAGATTTGGCAGCAGATGCCGGTGGACGTGTTTATCCGTTTACCCGTTCCTATTCATTCGGTATTAATGTAACATTTTAA
- a CDS encoding RagB/SusD family nutrient uptake outer membrane protein — MKKSIISLCGLLFFAAQSCDVLDKDPVEFVSTEETFANATEETLQSYCNNFYPDLLSGHGAFNGYSFGMLEGDFQSDNILPWSPNTVAFSQHPISTKDDQWKWEIIRACNAYLEYYELAPVAESIKQHYAGEVLFFKCMDYFNKVRRFGDVPWYDHILIPGDEDLYKGRDSRTVVMANVLKDINQAIAWLPTKATTGVSRVSKDAALALKARMCLFEGTFRRYHNIEGDVEFLQAAYDAAGELMKPEYGYSLFQGSKPSQAYHELFIQENYNSNPEIILSREYDPALGGANNVSRMIGVGETPIGFSRDAIEDYLCAKTGKPVTLCGCEGHTKHTTLVAELNNRDPRLLQTVASPEAGEHSYQLNGKRAGISSLLPGLYNSSTGYAIAKFFNPAEFSTVHHQGTLDAPLFRYGEILLIRAEAGAELGLDPELDKTINALRDRVGFTHHLTANPEQDPKLVKEYPTIKGTNANLIREIRRERRVELMAEGYRYSDLMRWACGLRLNEPKLGIIPDKAAGNEDPTTYTEEEYKTLETQLGFVNGALDIYTKRVTNPVPNFIEPKNYLFSIPTDEIGLNPNLKQNTGWNL; from the coding sequence ATGAAAAAGTCAATTATATCACTGTGTGGCTTGCTGTTCTTCGCAGCACAAAGTTGTGACGTACTGGATAAAGATCCTGTCGAATTCGTCAGTACGGAAGAAACTTTCGCAAACGCCACCGAAGAAACGCTGCAATCCTACTGCAACAATTTCTATCCCGACTTGCTTAGCGGACATGGAGCTTTCAATGGATACAGTTTCGGAATGCTGGAAGGAGATTTCCAATCAGACAATATTCTGCCGTGGAGTCCTAATACCGTAGCATTTAGTCAACATCCCATTTCCACAAAAGATGACCAGTGGAAATGGGAAATAATCCGTGCCTGCAATGCATACCTTGAATACTACGAACTTGCACCGGTCGCTGAAAGCATCAAGCAACATTATGCAGGAGAAGTTCTGTTCTTCAAATGCATGGATTACTTCAACAAGGTACGCCGTTTCGGGGATGTTCCTTGGTATGACCATATTTTGATCCCTGGTGATGAAGATTTGTATAAAGGACGCGACTCACGTACGGTAGTAATGGCTAATGTATTGAAGGATATCAACCAGGCGATCGCATGGTTGCCGACAAAAGCCACTACAGGTGTCAGTCGTGTCAGCAAAGACGCCGCTCTGGCTTTGAAAGCACGTATGTGTTTGTTCGAAGGGACTTTCCGCCGCTATCATAATATAGAAGGAGATGTAGAGTTTTTGCAGGCAGCTTACGACGCTGCAGGAGAATTGATGAAACCGGAATACGGTTATTCGCTTTTCCAAGGTTCAAAACCCAGCCAGGCTTATCACGAACTGTTTATACAGGAAAATTACAATAGTAACCCGGAAATAATCCTTTCGCGTGAATATGATCCGGCACTCGGAGGTGCGAACAATGTTTCCCGTATGATAGGTGTTGGTGAAACTCCTATCGGATTCAGTCGCGATGCTATAGAGGATTACCTTTGTGCAAAGACAGGAAAGCCCGTCACACTTTGTGGATGTGAAGGCCATACGAAACATACGACACTCGTTGCCGAACTGAACAACCGTGACCCGCGTTTGTTGCAGACCGTAGCATCGCCGGAAGCCGGAGAGCACAGCTACCAATTGAACGGTAAACGCGCCGGTATCAGTTCACTGTTGCCAGGACTTTACAATTCATCTACCGGCTATGCAATAGCCAAATTCTTCAATCCGGCTGAATTCTCGACCGTACATCATCAAGGAACTCTTGATGCTCCTTTGTTCCGCTATGGTGAAATCCTATTGATACGTGCCGAGGCCGGTGCAGAATTGGGATTAGATCCGGAACTGGACAAAACAATCAATGCGCTGCGTGATCGCGTAGGATTCACCCATCATCTGACTGCCAATCCGGAACAGGACCCGAAATTAGTTAAGGAATACCCGACTATCAAGGGAACAAATGCCAATCTGATCCGTGAAATTCGCCGTGAACGCCGTGTAGAATTAATGGCTGAAGGTTATCGCTATTCAGACCTAATGCGTTGGGCTTGCGGTTTGCGCCTGAACGAACCCAAATTAGGTATCATCCCAGATAAAGCAGCAGGCAACGAGGACCCGACAACCTATACGGAAGAAGAGTATAAGACTCTCGAAACCCAATTAGGTTTTGTCAACGGAGCACTCGATATTTACACCAAGCGTGTAACAAATCCGGTTCCAAACTTCATCGAACCGAAAAACTATTTGTTCTCCATCCCGACTGACGAAATTGGTCTGAATCCGAATTTGAAGCAAAACACAGGTTGGAATTTATAA
- a CDS encoding M28 family metallopeptidase, with protein sequence MRKTGLFLASIALSATLWAESPEKKGLDVINKANAEAYIGFLASDALEGREAGFRGGRIAGEYIVSNLKTMGIEPLFESYYQPFEAYNKERQKRGRFQVHPDSIAKLKQGVHQKLSMNNILGKIEGKNPNEYVIIGAHYDHLGFDPMLDGDQIYNGADDNASGVSAVLQVAKAFLATGVQPERTVIFAFWDGEEKGLLGSKYFVQTFPEMDKVKGYLNYDMIGRNNDESKPTHVVYFYTEAHPAFGDWLKSDIKKYGLNLAPDYRPWDKPVGGSDNASFALLDIPVIWYHTDGHPDYHLPSDHVEKINWNKIVDITKASFLNMWNLANEKDY encoded by the coding sequence ATGAGAAAAACGGGATTATTCTTAGCCTCTATTGCGCTAAGTGCGACGTTATGGGCCGAGTCGCCTGAAAAAAAAGGGCTGGATGTCATTAACAAGGCAAATGCCGAGGCCTATATCGGTTTTCTGGCAAGCGATGCTTTGGAAGGACGTGAAGCTGGTTTCCGTGGTGGACGTATTGCCGGTGAATATATTGTATCTAATTTGAAAACGATGGGGATCGAGCCTCTGTTCGAATCTTATTATCAACCTTTCGAGGCCTATAATAAGGAACGGCAAAAGAGAGGCCGCTTCCAGGTTCATCCGGATTCGATCGCGAAGTTGAAACAAGGTGTCCACCAGAAGCTCTCGATGAACAACATCCTGGGTAAGATCGAGGGTAAGAACCCGAACGAATATGTGATTATCGGCGCCCATTACGATCATCTCGGTTTTGACCCGATGCTGGACGGCGACCAGATCTATAACGGGGCTGACGACAATGCTTCGGGGGTTTCAGCTGTCCTGCAGGTTGCCAAGGCGTTTTTAGCGACAGGTGTCCAACCGGAGCGAACCGTTATTTTCGCATTCTGGGATGGTGAAGAGAAAGGCTTGTTAGGCTCCAAATATTTTGTGCAGACATTCCCGGAGATGGATAAGGTGAAAGGGTATCTGAATTATGACATGATTGGCCGTAATAATGACGAGTCTAAGCCGACGCATGTTGTTTATTTCTATACGGAAGCGCATCCTGCGTTTGGCGACTGGTTAAAAAGCGATATCAAGAAATATGGCTTGAATCTGGCTCCTGATTATCGTCCGTGGGATAAGCCGGTAGGAGGGAGCGATAATGCTTCATTCGCCCTCCTGGATATACCGGTCATCTGGTATCATACGGACGGTCATCCTGACTATCATTTGCCAAGCGACCATGTGGAAAAGATCAACTGGAATAAGATTGTCGACATAACGAAAGCCTCTTTTCTGAATATGTGGAATCTGGCGAATGAGAAAGACTATTGA
- a CDS encoding beta-class carbonic anhydrase: MIDELLKFNREFVKNKGYERFITNKYPDKKIAIVSCMDTRLTELLPAALGIKNGDVKIIKNAGAIISHPFGSVIRSLLVAIYELGVNEVMIIGHTDCGAKHMDSEQMIEVMKKRGIPSEHIDMMRYCGIDFKSWLRGFDTPEGSVRETVAQVQKHPLIPKDITVRGFVIDSTTGELTTVV, translated from the coding sequence ATGATAGACGAGTTATTGAAATTTAATCGTGAATTTGTAAAGAATAAAGGATATGAGCGGTTTATCACCAATAAATATCCTGATAAGAAAATAGCGATTGTGTCTTGTATGGACACACGCCTTACAGAGCTACTGCCGGCAGCTTTGGGCATAAAGAACGGCGATGTCAAGATCATCAAGAATGCGGGGGCGATTATTTCCCATCCTTTCGGAAGTGTGATCCGGAGTCTGCTGGTTGCCATTTATGAATTAGGGGTGAACGAAGTCATGATTATCGGTCATACCGATTGCGGTGCCAAGCATATGGATAGCGAGCAGATGATTGAGGTAATGAAGAAGCGCGGCATCCCTTCGGAACATATCGATATGATGCGTTACTGCGGTATTGATTTCAAATCGTGGTTGCGCGGATTCGACACTCCGGAAGGTTCTGTTCGTGAAACAGTAGCTCAAGTGCAAAAACATCCGTTGATTCCGAAAGATATAACGGTTCGAGGATTTGTAATCGATTCGACTACAGGTGAATTGACTACTGTCGTTTAG
- a CDS encoding Cof-type HAD-IIB family hydrolase, producing MIKAVFFDIDGTLVSFKTHVVPKSTLHAIELLKKKGIKVFIATGRHRRSINNLGDLEFDGYVTLNGGYVFAGKDDVIYKHSIPDKDIEALVRYQEKEGEFPCAFVQEDEIFMNYTDKAVNDVFHLLNFPAPPIRPIEDIYGKTVYQLIAFFTAEQEKRIMKVLSHCESTRWNPLFTDIVPLGSSKRVGIDKMLEHYHIGLDECMAFGDGGNDIQMLSHVGIGVAMGNAAEDVMSAASYVTTSVDENGVYNALKHFNII from the coding sequence ATGATTAAAGCAGTATTTTTTGATATCGATGGGACATTGGTCAGCTTTAAAACACATGTAGTCCCGAAATCCACCCTTCATGCGATCGAGTTGTTGAAGAAGAAGGGGATAAAAGTATTTATAGCAACCGGCCGTCATCGCCGTTCGATTAACAATCTGGGCGATCTTGAGTTCGATGGATATGTGACTTTGAATGGTGGCTATGTGTTTGCCGGAAAGGACGATGTGATTTATAAGCACAGTATTCCCGATAAGGATATCGAAGCCTTGGTACGTTACCAGGAAAAGGAAGGCGAGTTCCCTTGTGCCTTCGTACAGGAAGACGAGATTTTTATGAACTATACGGATAAAGCGGTCAACGATGTGTTTCATCTGTTGAACTTCCCGGCTCCCCCAATCCGTCCGATCGAGGATATTTATGGAAAGACGGTCTACCAGCTGATCGCCTTTTTTACGGCAGAGCAGGAAAAACGTATTATGAAGGTCCTGTCTCATTGTGAATCCACACGATGGAACCCTCTTTTTACAGATATCGTACCGCTTGGAAGTAGTAAACGGGTAGGGATTGACAAGATGCTGGAACATTACCATATCGGTCTGGACGAATGTATGGCCTTTGGCGATGGAGGCAATGATATCCAGATGCTTAGCCATGTCGGTATCGGGGTTGCTATGGGAAATGCGGCCGAAGATGTGATGAGTGCGGCCAGTTATGTGACGACCTCTGTCGACGAGAATGGTGTATACAATGCGTTGAAACATTTCAACATTATTTGA
- a CDS encoding porin, with protein sequence MKTHLYLLTILFIFSPSVFAQEIEKETVPGQEPTLVERLTGGKKVIESAEMNFQLFTSANANFTGSNFDGMNFKLNRVRLEIKGDVWKNLSYHYRQSFNKYSDPYSLDNLSSSLELAYVNLKVHDKFGFTIGKQFVNFGGYEYFVNSIKVREFSEFNNLLTCYQAGISGNWQINPDHELCFQIVNNRSGQDNEIYPTGLPDNTREAKVPFMYTVNWNSYYFDRVLQLRYAASVGQQTQKRYSYYFTCGNTIEKGPLLTYLDIMYTRQGLDQHGVISRLPETAQTACNTEYLSVIADVDYRIHPRWNLYVKGAYETGRVYKANGPFAKGMYRRSWNAQSSLEFFPIKNSDLFIFLLYTYRGVKLEKAALDMGAVDPDTHRISLGLVYSIPVF encoded by the coding sequence ATGAAAACACATCTCTACTTATTGACAATACTATTCATATTCTCCCCATCCGTCTTTGCACAAGAGATTGAGAAAGAAACCGTTCCCGGACAAGAACCGACTTTGGTCGAACGACTCACAGGAGGGAAAAAGGTGATCGAAAGCGCAGAAATGAATTTCCAGCTTTTTACTTCGGCAAACGCCAATTTCACTGGTTCCAATTTCGACGGCATGAACTTCAAGCTGAATCGTGTCCGGCTGGAAATAAAAGGGGATGTATGGAAAAACCTTTCCTATCATTACCGGCAGTCGTTCAATAAATATTCGGACCCTTATTCGCTGGACAACCTTTCGTCCTCGCTCGAATTGGCTTATGTCAACCTGAAAGTACATGACAAATTCGGCTTTACGATCGGTAAGCAGTTTGTCAATTTCGGAGGATACGAATATTTTGTCAATTCGATAAAAGTCCGTGAATTCAGTGAGTTCAATAACCTACTGACCTGCTATCAGGCTGGTATTTCAGGCAACTGGCAGATCAATCCTGACCACGAACTTTGCTTCCAGATCGTAAACAACCGGAGCGGACAGGACAACGAGATCTACCCGACCGGATTGCCTGACAACACACGGGAAGCAAAAGTTCCTTTCATGTATACGGTAAACTGGAACAGTTACTATTTCGACCGCGTCCTGCAACTCCGTTATGCCGCTTCCGTAGGACAACAGACACAGAAACGTTACTCTTATTACTTCACCTGCGGCAACACAATCGAGAAAGGTCCTCTGCTGACTTATCTGGACATCATGTACACCCGGCAGGGATTGGACCAACACGGCGTTATCAGCCGTCTGCCAGAGACAGCCCAGACAGCTTGCAATACCGAGTATCTATCGGTCATCGCCGATGTGGACTACCGGATTCACCCGCGTTGGAACCTCTATGTGAAAGGTGCTTATGAAACCGGAAGAGTGTACAAGGCGAACGGGCCGTTTGCCAAAGGCATGTACCGCCGTTCCTGGAATGCACAGAGCAGCCTCGAATTTTTCCCGATCAAGAACAGTGATCTTTTTATCTTCCTCCTTTACACATATCGCGGCGTGAAACTCGAAAAAGCAGCCTTGGATATGGGAGCAGTCGATCCCGACACGCATCGTATTTCGTTAGGACTGGTCTATTCGATTCCGGTATTTTAA
- a CDS encoding aldo/keto reductase: MEYRQLGGSGLFVPALCLGTATFGGTNGFEGWGHTEVAEATRMVNLCLDAGVNLFDTADVYSGGLSEEILGKAIRGLRDKLLISTKATFNLNPATRNAMGSSRFHLIEACEASLKRLNTDHIDIYHMHGFDANTPVEETLRALDDLITAGKIRYIACSNFSGWHLMKSFSVSERHGWSRYVAQQVYYSLLNREFEWELMPLGIDQKVGTIIWSPLSAGRLGGKYRRNNPIPSDGRVARGGSPIPDEATSYERLYDIMEVLDEIAEETGRTVAQCALNWLLQRPTVSSLIIGARTEEQLKQNLEAVGWNLTPEQVKRLDEASRVTPVYPYWHQAQFPEMKSQLLFP; the protein is encoded by the coding sequence ATGGAATACAGGCAATTAGGAGGTTCGGGACTTTTCGTGCCCGCACTTTGTTTAGGGACAGCTACTTTCGGTGGCACAAATGGTTTTGAAGGTTGGGGACACACGGAAGTGGCAGAAGCTACCCGAATGGTCAACCTATGCCTGGATGCGGGCGTGAATCTGTTCGACACGGCAGATGTCTATTCCGGAGGACTTTCCGAAGAGATATTGGGTAAGGCGATCCGCGGACTGCGCGATAAATTATTGATCTCGACAAAAGCGACTTTCAACCTAAACCCTGCCACCCGTAACGCAATGGGCTCTTCCCGCTTCCATCTGATAGAGGCTTGCGAGGCCAGCCTGAAACGGCTGAACACCGATCATATCGACATTTACCACATGCATGGTTTCGATGCCAACACACCGGTGGAAGAGACGCTTCGTGCCCTTGACGATCTGATCACTGCCGGAAAGATCCGTTATATCGCTTGCTCCAACTTCTCCGGCTGGCATTTGATGAAGTCGTTTTCTGTTTCCGAACGTCACGGATGGAGCCGTTACGTAGCTCAGCAGGTTTATTATTCACTTCTGAACCGTGAGTTCGAATGGGAGCTGATGCCGCTCGGCATCGACCAAAAAGTAGGGACAATCATCTGGAGCCCATTGTCAGCCGGTCGCCTGGGTGGCAAATATCGCCGTAATAACCCGATTCCGTCCGACGGCCGTGTAGCCCGCGGCGGAAGTCCGATTCCCGACGAAGCGACATCCTATGAACGGTTATACGATATCATGGAAGTGCTGGATGAAATTGCCGAAGAGACCGGCCGTACGGTTGCACAATGTGCTTTGAACTGGCTGCTGCAACGTCCGACTGTTTCCAGCCTGATCATCGGTGCCCGCACGGAGGAACAGTTAAAACAAAACCTGGAGGCAGTCGGCTGGAATCTGACACCGGAACAGGTGAAACGGCTGGATGAAGCCAGCCGCGTTACTCCGGTTTACCCTTATTGGCATCAGGCACAATTCCCGGAAATGAAATCACAATTACTTTTCCCTTAA
- a CDS encoding HD domain-containing protein: MNVTYEDVRNSEEIRTYIKQADESLKAIGYTEHSFAHCTKVAKVAGDLLEKLGYDAHEVKLARIAGFMHDIGNVVNRIDHAQSGAMMAFRILDKMGMPPEDVATVITAIGNHDEQTAAAVNAVAAALIIADKTDVRRSRVRNRSTINFDIHDRVNYAAEKSDVILEPDSKTITLDLKINTEICAVMDYFEIFTGRMLLCRKAAEFLGLQFKLDINDVYLL; this comes from the coding sequence ATGAATGTAACATATGAAGATGTCCGCAATTCCGAAGAGATCCGGACTTATATCAAACAAGCGGACGAGTCGTTGAAAGCAATCGGCTACACGGAGCATAGCTTTGCCCATTGCACGAAGGTTGCGAAAGTAGCAGGAGATTTATTGGAAAAGTTAGGATATGATGCGCATGAGGTGAAATTGGCTCGTATCGCCGGTTTCATGCACGATATAGGCAATGTGGTGAATCGCATCGACCACGCTCAAAGCGGAGCTATGATGGCTTTCCGTATTCTGGATAAGATGGGGATGCCGCCCGAAGATGTGGCGACCGTCATTACCGCTATCGGGAATCATGATGAACAGACGGCTGCTGCCGTAAATGCCGTTGCGGCTGCTTTGATAATCGCAGATAAGACGGATGTGCGTCGCAGCCGTGTCCGTAACCGTTCCACGATTAATTTCGATATCCATGACCGGGTAAATTATGCAGCCGAAAAATCGGATGTTATATTGGAGCCGGATTCGAAAACGATCACTCTCGATTTGAAGATCAACACCGAAATCTGTGCTGTGATGGACTATTTCGAGATTTTTACCGGACGGATGCTACTTTGTAGGAAAGCGGCGGAATTTCTTGGCCTGCAATTCAAGCTGGATATTAATGATGTCTATTTATTGTAA